Proteins co-encoded in one Ralstonia sp. RRA genomic window:
- the pstC gene encoding phosphate ABC transporter permease PstC yields MATLSDSSGASSSMRAPSRMGDLVFGGLTRLAAIVTLLLLGGIIVSLIISSWPSIKQFGLSFLVNSEWDPPADIYGALVPVYGTLVTSLIALIIAVPVSFGIALFLTELSPAWLRRPLGTAIELLAAVPSIVYGMWGLLVFAPIFSEYFQKPLAATVGKIPVIGALFQGAPIGIGLLCAGVILAIMIIPYISAVMRDVFEITPTLLKESAYGVGCTTWEVMWNVVLPYTKAGVIGGVMLGLGRALGETMAVTFVIGNTNLLSDASLFSPGNSITSALANEFAEAGQGLHTAALMELGLILFVITFFVLAASKLLLLRLQKSEGQK; encoded by the coding sequence ATGGCCACGCTCTCTGATTCTTCCGGCGCTTCTTCCAGCATGCGTGCACCAAGCCGCATGGGCGATCTGGTGTTTGGCGGCCTGACCCGCCTTGCCGCAATCGTTACGCTCCTGCTGCTGGGCGGCATCATCGTTTCGCTGATCATCAGCTCCTGGCCCTCGATCAAGCAATTCGGCCTGTCGTTCCTGGTGAATTCGGAGTGGGATCCGCCCGCCGATATCTACGGCGCGCTCGTGCCGGTCTACGGCACGCTGGTCACCTCGCTGATCGCGCTCATCATTGCCGTGCCCGTGAGCTTCGGCATTGCCCTGTTTCTGACCGAGCTGTCGCCGGCCTGGCTGCGCCGACCGCTGGGTACCGCCATCGAGCTGCTCGCTGCCGTGCCGTCCATCGTCTACGGCATGTGGGGTCTGCTCGTATTTGCACCGATTTTTAGCGAATACTTTCAAAAGCCGCTGGCCGCGACTGTCGGCAAGATCCCGGTCATCGGGGCGCTGTTTCAGGGCGCGCCGATCGGTATCGGCCTGCTGTGCGCCGGGGTGATCCTGGCGATCATGATCATCCCGTACATCTCGGCGGTGATGCGTGACGTGTTCGAGATCACGCCGACGCTGCTCAAGGAATCCGCCTATGGCGTAGGTTGCACGACGTGGGAAGTCATGTGGAACGTGGTGCTGCCGTACACCAAGGCGGGTGTGATCGGTGGTGTGATGCTGGGTCTGGGCCGCGCGCTGGGTGAAACCATGGCCGTGACGTTCGTGATCGGCAACACCAACCTGCTGTCTGACGCGTCGCTGTTCTCGCCGGGCAACAGCATTACCTCCGCGTTGGCCAACGAATTTGCAGAAGCGGGCCAAGGCCTGCACACCGCCGCGCTGATGGAGTTGGGCTTGATCCTGTTCGTCATCACGTTCTTCGTGCTGGCGGCGTCCAAGCTGCTTCTGCTGCGCCTGCAGAAGAGCGAGGGTCAAAAGTGA
- the folP gene encoding dihydropteroate synthase: MPVTTHFQCGRFLYARDRRPLVMGILNVTPDSFSDGGQHATRDTALRHAEQLIAEGVDMIDIGGESSRPGAAPLGLQEELDRVMPIVEALRDCGKPLSIDTYKPEVMRATLEGGADLINDIWGFRRPGAIEAVAKGNAGLCVMHMQRDPETMQESPSYTDLMGEVAAFLRVQTEALLAAGVAAERISLDPGFGFGKTPDHNLTMLNRLAQFEQIGLPLLAGLSRKSTLGAVLGGKPPAERITASVAAAVLAAERGAFIVRVHDVQPTVEALQVWWAMRHERVDPPLA; encoded by the coding sequence ATCCCAGTCACAACGCACTTCCAATGTGGGCGTTTTCTTTACGCACGTGATCGGCGCCCGCTGGTCATGGGCATTCTCAATGTCACGCCCGATTCGTTTTCCGACGGTGGTCAGCATGCCACCCGCGATACGGCGCTGCGCCATGCTGAACAACTGATCGCCGAGGGCGTCGACATGATCGACATCGGTGGTGAATCGAGCCGGCCGGGCGCCGCGCCACTGGGGCTGCAGGAAGAGCTGGACCGCGTGATGCCGATTGTCGAGGCGCTGCGCGATTGCGGCAAACCGCTGTCCATCGACACCTACAAGCCTGAGGTGATGCGCGCCACACTGGAAGGCGGCGCCGATCTCATCAACGACATCTGGGGTTTCCGCCGCCCAGGTGCGATTGAGGCAGTGGCCAAGGGCAACGCCGGCCTGTGCGTGATGCATATGCAGCGCGATCCCGAAACGATGCAGGAGTCGCCCAGTTATACGGATCTGATGGGCGAAGTGGCGGCCTTCCTGCGCGTGCAGACCGAAGCGTTGCTGGCTGCCGGTGTCGCTGCCGAACGCATTTCGCTTGACCCGGGATTTGGCTTTGGCAAAACGCCGGATCACAATCTCACGATGCTCAATCGATTGGCGCAGTTCGAGCAGATCGGGTTGCCGTTGTTGGCAGGCCTGTCGCGCAAATCGACCCTGGGTGCAGTGCTGGGTGGCAAACCGCCAGCCGAACGCATCACCGCCAGTGTGGCAGCCGCGGTGCTGGCAGCGGAGCGCGGCGCCTTCATCGTGCGTGTGCACGACGTGCAGCCGACCGTGGAAGCGCTTCAGGTCTGGTGGGCGATGCGTCACGAGCGGGTTGATCCACCGCTCGCATGA
- a CDS encoding YhbY family RNA-binding protein yields MPALILTPAQRSELRSEAHALNPVVIIGAEGLTKAVLAEIDRSLASHGLIKIRVFGDDREARIELYDTICARLQAAPVQHIGKLLVIWREGPAYLKENQPKDIRPPRKTTVGAGPRSVTVRKPNPNSARRPKPVRLSVLGNERVTAGGNVKRAKPRQTSQKKKALS; encoded by the coding sequence ATGCCCGCCCTCATCCTCACCCCTGCCCAACGATCGGAACTGCGCTCGGAAGCGCACGCGTTGAATCCGGTCGTCATCATCGGTGCGGAGGGCCTGACCAAGGCCGTTCTGGCCGAAATCGACCGCTCGCTGGCATCGCACGGGCTGATCAAGATTCGCGTGTTCGGCGATGACCGTGAAGCCCGCATCGAGCTTTACGACACCATCTGCGCCCGCCTGCAGGCTGCGCCCGTGCAGCACATCGGCAAACTGCTGGTGATCTGGCGCGAAGGTCCGGCCTACCTGAAGGAAAACCAGCCGAAGGACATCCGGCCGCCGCGCAAGACCACTGTCGGCGCCGGCCCGCGCTCCGTTACGGTGCGCAAGCCGAATCCGAACAGCGCGCGCCGCCCGAAGCCGGTCCGCTTGAGTGTGCTCGGCAACGAGCGCGTCACGGCCGGTGGCAACGTCAAGCGCGCCAAACCGCGCCAAACCAGCCAGAAGAAGAAGGCACTGTCCTGA
- the pstS gene encoding phosphate ABC transporter substrate-binding protein PstS — protein sequence MKLVKTAIAGVAALAFAGAAFAVDITGAGATFPAPVYNKWAADYNKATQTKVNYQGIGSSGGIKQITAKTVDFGASDMPLKDEELAKDGLIQFPTVIGGVVPVINLPGVKPGELTLNGQILGDIYLGKIKKWNDPAIVKLNPKAKLPDQDILVVRRADGSGTSFIFTNYLSKVNAEWKGKVGEGTTVNWPTGTGGKGNEGVAAFVQRLGGAVGYVEYAYAKQNKMTYVNLQNKSGATVQPTAEAFKAAAAGAEWSKTYYQILTDEPGKDAWPIAGATFILLHKTQAKPEQGAEVMKFFDWAYKGGDDAAKGLDYVPLPDAVKNQIRATWKSNVKDASGKAIYN from the coding sequence ATGAAACTGGTCAAAACCGCGATTGCGGGCGTGGCTGCGCTGGCTTTCGCTGGTGCCGCATTTGCTGTTGACATCACTGGCGCTGGCGCAACGTTCCCGGCACCCGTCTACAACAAGTGGGCGGCTGACTACAACAAGGCGACCCAGACCAAGGTGAACTACCAAGGTATCGGTTCGTCGGGTGGCATCAAGCAGATCACCGCCAAGACTGTTGACTTCGGCGCATCGGACATGCCGCTGAAGGACGAAGAGCTGGCCAAGGACGGCCTGATCCAGTTCCCGACCGTGATCGGCGGCGTGGTGCCTGTGATCAACCTGCCGGGCGTGAAGCCGGGCGAGCTGACCCTGAACGGCCAGATCCTGGGCGACATCTACCTGGGCAAGATCAAGAAGTGGAATGACCCGGCTATCGTCAAGCTGAACCCGAAGGCCAAGCTGCCGGACCAGGACATCCTGGTGGTGCGCCGTGCTGACGGTTCGGGCACCTCGTTCATCTTCACGAACTACCTGTCGAAGGTGAACGCCGAGTGGAAGGGCAAGGTTGGCGAAGGCACGACCGTGAACTGGCCGACCGGTACGGGCGGCAAGGGCAACGAAGGCGTGGCCGCTTTCGTGCAGCGTCTGGGTGGCGCAGTGGGTTACGTTGAGTACGCCTACGCCAAGCAGAACAAGATGACCTACGTGAACTTGCAGAACAAGTCGGGCGCCACCGTGCAACCGACCGCTGAGGCGTTCAAGGCAGCCGCTGCTGGCGCCGAGTGGAGCAAGACGTACTACCAGATCCTGACGGACGAGCCGGGCAAGGACGCCTGGCCGATCGCTGGTGCAACGTTCATCCTGCTGCACAAGACCCAAGCCAAGCCGGAACAAGGCGCTGAAGTCATGAAGTTCTTCGACTGGGCCTACAAGGGTGGCGATGACGCTGCCAAGGGTCTGGACTACGTGCCGCTGCCGGATGCTGTGAAGAACCAGATCCGCGCGACGTGGAAGTCGAACGTGAAGGACGCGTCGGGTAAGGCGATCTATAACTGA
- the pstA gene encoding phosphate ABC transporter permease PstA: MRTPSIPAVRADSEKIKSRLQARRRNINGIALALSLAAMGFGLVWLAWILWTTLSLGVGGLSLSLFTEMTPPPNTPGGGLANAIAGSFMLVGMATLIGTPLGILAGIYLAEYGKTSALASATRFINDILLSAPSIVIGLFVYAVVVARVQHFSGIAGVLALALLQIPIVVRTTENMLNLVPNAMREAAMALGTPKWKMVLSITLKASYAGVITGVLLAVARIAGETAPLLFTALNNQFWSMDLNQPMATMPVVIFKFAMSPFPEWQQLAWAGVFLITLGVLGLNVLARALFTKK; this comes from the coding sequence ATGCGTACGCCATCCATTCCTGCCGTTCGTGCCGACTCCGAGAAGATCAAGTCACGCCTGCAGGCCCGTCGCCGCAATATCAACGGTATTGCGCTGGCACTCTCGCTTGCCGCCATGGGCTTCGGCCTGGTGTGGCTGGCGTGGATTCTGTGGACCACGCTCTCGCTGGGCGTGGGCGGCCTGTCGCTGTCGCTCTTCACGGAGATGACGCCGCCGCCCAACACGCCGGGAGGCGGTCTGGCCAACGCCATCGCAGGCTCGTTCATGCTGGTTGGCATGGCCACGCTGATCGGTACGCCGCTGGGCATCCTAGCCGGCATCTACCTGGCGGAGTATGGCAAGACGTCGGCACTGGCCAGCGCCACGCGCTTCATCAACGACATTCTGCTGTCGGCACCGTCCATCGTGATCGGCTTGTTCGTGTATGCCGTTGTGGTGGCGCGCGTGCAGCACTTCTCGGGGATTGCGGGTGTGCTTGCGCTGGCCCTGCTGCAGATCCCGATCGTGGTGCGCACGACCGAGAACATGCTGAACCTGGTGCCCAACGCGATGCGTGAAGCCGCCATGGCGCTCGGTACGCCCAAGTGGAAAATGGTGCTGTCGATCACGCTCAAGGCGTCGTATGCCGGCGTGATTACCGGTGTGCTGCTGGCCGTGGCCCGCATTGCCGGTGAGACCGCACCGCTGCTCTTCACCGCGCTGAACAATCAGTTCTGGAGCATGGACCTGAATCAGCCGATGGCGACCATGCCGGTGGTGATCTTCAAGTTTGCAATGAGCCCGTTCCCCGAGTGGCAGCAATTGGCCTGGGCCGGGGTGTTCCTGATTACGCTGGGTGTGCTGGGGCTGAACGTCCTTGCGCGTGCCTTGTTCACCAAGAAATGA
- the greA gene encoding transcription elongation factor GreA: MSTIPITKRGAEMLKDELQRLKTKERPAVVTAIAEARAQGDLSENADYDAAKERQGFIEGRIQEIEGKLSAAQIIDPSALDAEGRIVFGATIDLEDLDSGKPVTYQIVGDDEADLETGKISISSPIARALIGKFEGDVATVVAPGGEREYEVLAVKYL, from the coding sequence ATGAGCACCATTCCGATCACCAAGCGCGGTGCCGAGATGCTGAAAGACGAACTCCAACGTCTGAAGACCAAGGAGCGTCCGGCCGTCGTTACCGCCATCGCCGAGGCACGTGCCCAGGGCGATCTGTCCGAAAACGCTGACTACGATGCCGCCAAGGAACGCCAAGGCTTCATCGAAGGCCGCATCCAGGAAATCGAAGGCAAGCTGTCGGCGGCACAGATCATCGATCCGTCCGCGCTGGACGCCGAAGGCCGCATCGTCTTTGGCGCCACCATCGATCTGGAAGACCTGGATTCGGGCAAGCCTGTTACGTACCAGATCGTCGGCGATGACGAAGCCGATCTGGAAACCGGCAAGATCTCGATCAGCTCGCCAATTGCCCGTGCGCTGATTGGCAAGTTTGAAGGCGACGTCGCCACCGTGGTCGCCCCGGGCGGCGAGCGCGAGTACGAAGTCCTGGCCGTCAAGTACCTCTAA
- the glmM gene encoding phosphoglucosamine mutase: MSRKYFGTDGIRGRVGETPITPDFVLRLGYAAGRVLAHGAESHGHGRPTVLIGKDTRLSGYMLEAALEAGFTAAGVDVLMSGPLPTPGVAYLTRALRLSAGVVISASHNPYYDNGIKFFSASGDKLPDETELQIEAELEKPMEYAASDALGRARRIEDAAGRYIEFCKSTFPNDLNLFGMKVVLDSAHGAAYHIAPHVFHELGADVVSIGNQPNGRNINDGYGATAPGKLVEATREHGADIGLAFDGDADRLQVVDRNGRLYNGDELLYVMVQARRAAGQAVPGAVGTLMTNLAVELALKAQGVEFVRAKVGDRYVLEELKKNGWLLGGEGSGHLLCLDKHSTGDGIISALQVLAALRRSGQTLYQMLDGVRLFPQKLINVRVEKGFDWKSHAGLQAALKTSEAELNGKGRVLIRPSGTEPVVRVMVEAQDADLAAQHAERLAATFQ; encoded by the coding sequence ATGTCCAGGAAGTATTTCGGCACCGATGGCATTCGCGGGCGCGTGGGCGAGACCCCGATCACGCCGGACTTTGTGCTGCGTCTTGGCTATGCTGCCGGCCGCGTGTTGGCACACGGTGCTGAGTCGCATGGCCACGGTCGGCCTACCGTGCTGATCGGCAAGGACACGCGCCTGTCGGGCTACATGCTGGAAGCGGCACTGGAGGCCGGCTTCACGGCTGCCGGTGTGGACGTGCTGATGAGCGGTCCGCTGCCGACGCCTGGCGTGGCTTATCTGACGCGCGCGCTGCGCCTGTCGGCCGGTGTGGTGATTTCAGCATCACACAACCCGTACTATGACAACGGCATCAAGTTCTTCTCGGCCAGCGGCGACAAGCTGCCGGACGAGACCGAGCTGCAGATCGAAGCCGAGTTGGAAAAGCCGATGGAGTACGCGGCGTCGGATGCGCTGGGCCGCGCCCGCCGCATAGAGGATGCCGCCGGCCGCTACATCGAGTTCTGCAAGAGCACGTTTCCGAACGATCTGAACCTGTTCGGCATGAAAGTCGTGCTGGATAGCGCGCATGGCGCGGCGTACCACATTGCGCCGCACGTCTTCCATGAACTGGGGGCGGATGTGGTGTCGATCGGCAACCAGCCGAACGGTCGCAACATCAACGACGGCTACGGTGCGACGGCGCCGGGCAAGCTGGTCGAGGCCACGCGTGAACATGGTGCCGACATCGGCCTAGCCTTCGACGGCGATGCTGACCGCCTGCAGGTGGTCGACCGCAACGGCCGCCTGTACAACGGCGATGAGCTGCTCTATGTGATGGTGCAGGCGCGCCGCGCAGCAGGGCAGGCGGTGCCGGGCGCTGTCGGCACGCTCATGACCAACCTGGCCGTGGAGCTGGCACTCAAGGCGCAAGGCGTCGAATTCGTGCGCGCCAAGGTGGGTGACCGCTATGTGCTGGAAGAGCTGAAGAAGAACGGCTGGCTGCTGGGTGGCGAAGGTTCGGGCCATCTGCTTTGCCTGGACAAGCACAGCACGGGCGACGGCATCATCTCGGCGTTGCAGGTGCTTGCGGCATTGCGTCGCAGCGGCCAGACGCTCTACCAGATGCTGGACGGTGTGCGCCTGTTCCCGCAGAAGCTGATCAACGTGCGTGTCGAGAAGGGTTTCGACTGGAAGTCGCACGCTGGCTTGCAGGCCGCGCTCAAGACGAGCGAAGCAGAGCTCAACGGCAAGGGGCGTGTGCTGATCCGTCCGTCGGGCACCGAACCTGTTGTGCGAGTGATGGTTGAGGCGCAGGATGCCGACCTTGCCGCACAACACGCAGAGCGCCTGGCGGCAACGTTCCAGTGA
- a CDS encoding DUF4149 domain-containing protein, translated as MPQRFFQLLATVWCGSLWTIGYIVAPTLFAMLEDRQLAGSIAGRLFHAEAWIGLGVGCLLLLAATALVRRGQSGYKSLRWLVLGMLVCVLVGYFGLQPFMASLREQAAAQGLAVGDSAYRVQFGMLHGVSSVFYLVQSLFGLALIWKTAGIQSPS; from the coding sequence ATGCCTCAGCGCTTCTTTCAGTTGCTTGCCACGGTATGGTGCGGATCGCTCTGGACCATTGGCTACATCGTTGCCCCGACGCTGTTTGCCATGCTGGAAGACCGTCAGTTGGCCGGTTCGATCGCCGGCCGGCTGTTTCACGCCGAGGCGTGGATCGGCTTGGGTGTAGGCTGTTTGCTACTGCTTGCAGCCACGGCGCTGGTGCGGCGCGGGCAGTCGGGATACAAGTCGCTGCGATGGCTGGTGCTGGGGATGCTGGTGTGCGTGCTGGTCGGCTACTTTGGGCTGCAACCGTTCATGGCTTCACTGCGTGAGCAGGCGGCGGCCCAAGGTCTGGCCGTCGGTGACTCGGCATACCGGGTCCAGTTCGGCATGCTGCATGGTGTGTCGAGCGTGTTCTACTTGGTGCAAAGTCTGTTTGGCCTTGCCCTGATCTGGAAAACAGCCGGTATTCAGTCGCCCTCCTAA
- a CDS encoding RlmE family RNA methyltransferase, which yields MAKNKFNQSWLHDHINDPYVKLAQREGYRARAAYKLKEIDEQDKLIKPGQVIVDLGAAPGSWSQYVRNKLAASPRAKDGRIDGAIVAIDILPMEAIADVEFIQGDFREDDVFQQLEEIVLEATGGGKVDLVLSDMAPNLSGVASADAARMEHIAELAVEFAMAHLKPEGALLIKCFHGSGYSQIVEMFKRHFKIVAPRKPKASRDKSSETFLLGRQLKHPG from the coding sequence ATGGCAAAGAACAAGTTCAACCAGTCGTGGCTGCACGACCATATCAACGATCCGTACGTGAAGCTGGCGCAGCGCGAGGGCTATCGCGCGCGCGCCGCCTACAAGCTCAAGGAGATCGACGAGCAGGACAAGCTGATCAAGCCGGGCCAGGTCATTGTCGATCTGGGCGCTGCGCCGGGCAGCTGGAGCCAGTATGTGCGCAACAAGCTGGCCGCCTCGCCGCGCGCGAAGGACGGGCGCATTGACGGCGCCATTGTCGCCATCGACATCCTGCCGATGGAAGCGATTGCCGACGTCGAGTTCATCCAGGGTGACTTCCGCGAGGACGATGTTTTCCAGCAGTTGGAAGAAATCGTGCTGGAAGCCACCGGCGGAGGCAAAGTCGACCTTGTTTTGTCCGATATGGCCCCCAACCTCTCAGGTGTGGCGTCGGCGGACGCCGCGCGCATGGAGCACATCGCCGAGCTGGCCGTGGAATTTGCCATGGCGCACCTGAAACCTGAAGGTGCACTGCTGATCAAATGTTTTCACGGCAGCGGCTATAGTCAGATCGTCGAGATGTTCAAGCGCCATTTCAAGATCGTGGCGCCACGCAAGCCCAAGGCCTCCCGCGACAAGTCGTCCGAGACGTTCCTGCTGGGCCGACAGCTCAAGCATCCGGGCTGA
- the ftsH gene encoding ATP-dependent zinc metalloprotease FtsH encodes MNNNWFQKAAIWLVIALVLFTVFKQFDKPRAQEGVTYSQFMDDAKAGKVKRVEVQGRTLLVTPNEGNKYSIISPGDIWMVGDLMKYGVQVTGKAEDEPNMLYSILTYLGPTLLIIVFWFYMMRQMQGGGKGGAFSFGKSRARLIDENNNSVTFADVAGCDESKEEVVELVDFLKDPQKFQKLGGRIPRGVLLVGPPGTGKTLLARAIAGEAKVPFFSISGSDFVEMFVGVGAARVRDMFENAKKQAPCIVFIDEIDAVGRHRGAGMGGGNDEREQTLNQMLVEMDGFEANSGVIVIAATNRADVLDKALLRPGRFDRQVYVGLPDIRGREQILKVHMRKVPIGNDVDASVLARGTPGFSGADLANLVNEAALFAARRNKRVVDMQDFEDAKDKIYMGPERKSAVIREEERKATAYHESGHAVVAKLLPKADPVHKVTIMPRGWAGGLTWQLPEHDKHYAYKDTMLEEVAILFGGRAAEEVFLGAMSTGASNDFERATKMARDMVTRYGMSDTLGTMVYVDTEQDGFFGRMASKTVSEATQQKVDAEIRRIVDEQYALAKGLLEANRDKVEAMTAALLEWETIDADQVNDIMDGKPPRPPRYGSTGGGSTPPGGGTPAANPGNVPATA; translated from the coding sequence TTGAATAACAACTGGTTTCAGAAGGCGGCCATCTGGTTGGTGATTGCCTTGGTGCTGTTCACCGTCTTCAAGCAGTTCGACAAGCCCCGTGCCCAAGAAGGGGTGACGTACTCGCAATTCATGGATGACGCGAAGGCCGGCAAGGTTAAGCGCGTAGAAGTGCAGGGGCGTACGCTGCTGGTCACGCCCAACGAGGGCAACAAGTATTCGATCATCTCGCCGGGCGACATCTGGATGGTCGGCGACCTGATGAAATACGGCGTGCAGGTGACCGGTAAGGCCGAAGACGAGCCGAATATGCTCTATTCGATACTTACCTACCTGGGCCCGACGCTGCTGATCATCGTGTTCTGGTTCTACATGATGCGGCAGATGCAGGGCGGCGGGAAAGGCGGCGCCTTCTCGTTCGGCAAGTCGCGCGCTCGGCTGATCGACGAGAACAACAACAGCGTCACGTTTGCCGACGTAGCCGGTTGCGACGAGTCGAAGGAAGAAGTCGTCGAGCTGGTCGACTTCCTCAAAGATCCTCAAAAATTCCAGAAGTTGGGCGGACGTATTCCGCGCGGCGTGCTGCTGGTGGGCCCTCCGGGTACGGGTAAGACGCTGCTGGCACGCGCCATCGCTGGCGAAGCCAAGGTGCCGTTCTTCAGCATCTCCGGTTCGGATTTCGTTGAAATGTTCGTCGGCGTGGGTGCAGCCCGCGTGCGCGACATGTTCGAAAACGCCAAGAAGCAGGCGCCTTGCATCGTGTTCATCGATGAAATCGATGCGGTCGGCCGCCATCGTGGCGCTGGCATGGGCGGCGGCAACGACGAGCGCGAGCAGACCCTGAACCAGATGCTGGTCGAGATGGACGGTTTTGAGGCTAACTCGGGCGTCATCGTGATCGCTGCGACCAACCGTGCTGACGTGCTGGACAAGGCGCTGCTGCGTCCGGGCCGCTTTGACCGCCAGGTCTACGTGGGCCTGCCGGATATCCGCGGCCGCGAGCAGATTCTCAAGGTCCACATGCGCAAGGTGCCGATCGGCAACGACGTGGATGCTTCGGTGCTGGCACGCGGCACGCCGGGCTTCTCGGGTGCTGATCTGGCCAACCTGGTCAATGAAGCTGCACTGTTTGCCGCCCGCCGTAACAAGCGCGTGGTCGACATGCAAGACTTTGAAGATGCGAAGGACAAGATCTACATGGGTCCGGAGCGCAAGTCGGCCGTGATCCGCGAAGAGGAGCGCAAGGCGACTGCGTACCACGAGTCGGGCCACGCAGTGGTGGCCAAGCTGCTGCCGAAGGCGGACCCGGTGCACAAGGTCACCATCATGCCGCGCGGTTGGGCGGGTGGTCTGACCTGGCAGCTGCCGGAGCACGACAAGCATTACGCCTACAAGGACACGATGCTTGAAGAGGTCGCCATTCTGTTCGGCGGTCGTGCTGCGGAAGAGGTGTTCCTGGGGGCAATGAGTACTGGCGCTTCAAACGACTTCGAGCGCGCCACGAAGATGGCCCGCGACATGGTGACGCGCTACGGCATGAGCGATACGCTCGGCACGATGGTGTACGTCGACACTGAACAGGATGGCTTCTTCGGCCGCATGGCATCGAAGACGGTGTCTGAAGCGACCCAGCAAAAGGTCGACGCGGAAATTCGACGCATCGTGGACGAGCAGTACGCCTTGGCCAAGGGCTTGCTGGAAGCCAACCGCGACAAGGTGGAAGCCATGACGGCCGCGCTGCTCGAGTGGGAAACCATCGACGCCGATCAGGTCAACGACATCATGGACGGCAAGCCGCCGCGTCCGCCGCGTTATGGTTCGACCGGTGGTGGCAGCACGCCGCCGGGTGGTGGTACCCCCGCCGCGAACCCGGGCAACGTGCCTGCCACGGCTTGA
- the pstB gene encoding phosphate ABC transporter ATP-binding protein PstB — translation MTATSLEVRTQSPKIDVRDLNFYYGKFHALKNISLQIPEKQVTAFIGPSGCGKSTLLRTFNKMYALYPEQRAEGAINMDGENLLTSKMDIALLRAKVGMVFQKPTPFPMSIYDNIAFGVKLFERLSRSEMDDRVEWALTKAALWNEVKDKLNQSGYGLSGGQQQRLCIARGIAIRPEVLLLDEPCSALDPISTGKIEELIAELKDDYTVVIVTHNMQQAARCSDFTAYMYLGELIEFGETEKIFIKPRRKETEDYITGRFG, via the coding sequence ATGACTGCTACGTCCCTCGAAGTGCGCACGCAAAGCCCGAAGATCGATGTGCGCGACCTGAACTTCTACTATGGCAAGTTCCACGCGCTCAAGAACATCTCGCTGCAGATTCCCGAGAAGCAGGTGACGGCCTTCATCGGCCCGTCGGGCTGCGGCAAGTCGACGCTGCTGCGTACGTTCAACAAGATGTACGCCCTGTACCCTGAGCAGCGTGCCGAAGGTGCGATCAACATGGACGGCGAGAACCTGCTCACGTCGAAGATGGACATCGCTCTGCTGCGCGCCAAGGTCGGCATGGTGTTCCAGAAGCCGACGCCGTTCCCGATGTCGATCTACGACAACATCGCCTTTGGCGTGAAGCTGTTCGAGCGCCTGTCGCGCTCCGAAATGGACGACCGCGTGGAGTGGGCGTTGACCAAGGCCGCGCTGTGGAATGAAGTCAAGGACAAGCTCAACCAGTCGGGCTATGGGCTGTCGGGCGGTCAGCAGCAACGTCTGTGCATCGCACGTGGCATCGCCATCCGTCCTGAGGTGCTGCTGCTGGACGAACCGTGCTCGGCACTGGACCCGATTTCCACCGGTAAGATCGAAGAACTGATTGCTGAGCTGAAAGACGACTACACCGTCGTCATCGTGACGCATAACATGCAACAGGCCGCGCGCTGCTCCGACTTCACGGCGTACATGTACCTGGGCGAGCTGATCGAGTTTGGTGAGACTGAGAAGATCTTCATCAAGCCGCGCCGCAAGGAAACGGAAGACTACATCACCGGCCGCTTCGGCTGA